A segment of the Thermoplasma sp. Kam2015 genome:
TACAGCATATCCTGTTTTCTTATTGTTCCGTCATCTATCAGGCCAAAAACGCTCTTCAGATCCGTAATATTGCACCATCCCATGGCGGCAATTATCCTCACGCGGATCTCGTCATCGCTGTAGCTATTGGCTGCCTTGGCCAGTTCAGAAATTCCAGCCGTCTTTGCAACGGCTATGGATCTTGCAAGGGCGAGGTCCGGATCGGCTGCCAGGTTGCTGAACGAGCTTGAAAGATCCTTTGCAAAGGCGTCGTCCACCATGGCCAGATCCTGCGTTACTATGCCTCTTAGCTTGGAGATCTTGTCATCCTCCCCCTTCTTCTTATCTCCTAGCCTCGCAACCTGTGATCTGAGATATGATGAGGCTAATTCCGCTATTTTCTTGGACTCCGGTTTGAGGAGATAAAGGCCTGTAAGCTGCGAGGAAACCTCCTCCACAACAAGGTGGTCGGCGTCATCAAGGAATCCCTTTATCCTGGACAGGTAGTCATCCACAGAGATCCTTCCGGAGATGAGGAATGCATAGAGATCGCTTATTATTCCCCATCTGTCAAGGTTGCTCAGCTTATCATAGTTCTTCATCACTGTTGCAAATGATTCTGAGTCATAGGCCACCCTGTAAAACCCGCTATTGTTAGCGTTCACCTTGATGAGATCCTCAACTTCGGCAGTGTCCTCCATCAATATGGATTTCTTCCCCGAACCGGTGATTACCGTTAGAGGTATGGGCCATTTGCCTTCTCCCCTAGTCCCGTCAAGGAAGAAGCGATCCTGTGTAAATCTGAATTTCTTTCCGTCTTTGCGGACCGTTATCACAGGGTATCCCGGATTCTTTATCCAGTACTCCATGACCCTCTTCACAGGTTTACCGGACACTTCCTCTATGGCAGTCCAGAGATCAGATCCCTCAGCGTTTCCATACTTATGATCGTTTAGATACTTCGCTATGCCCTTCCTGAACTCCTCGCTTCCAGTATAATCCTCTATCATGCGGAGTATGGATGCACCCTTTCCATAGCTTATCTCATCGAATATCTGCGATATCTCATCTGGATCCTTGACGTCAACCTCGATTGGATGGGTGTTCTTCAGTGAATCTGACCTGAGTGCGCCTCCAGTCTCGCTTCTTATGAAATCTGCGAACACATCCCACTGTTTGCTGAAGGAGTCGACGGTCTTATACGACATGAACGTCGCGAAGCTCTCATTGAGCCACAGATCGTTCCACCACTTCATCGTGACCAGATCGCCGAACCACTGGTGCGCGATCTCATGAGCTATGGTGATGGCAGCGTTCTGTTTCATTAGAGATCCTGAGTTCTCCGTTGCCATCAGTGCAACCTCCCTGAACGTTATCGCGCCCCAGTTCTCCATTGCACCTGCACCGAACTCCGGCACGGAGATCAGGTGCATCTTCGGCAGCGCGTAGGGTATGCCGAAGTATTTCTCGTAGAATTCTATGGATCTCTTCGCTATCTCAAGCGGATATTTCGATCTTATCTCCTTGAGCGATGCGAGTATCAGATCGATGTCCCTGTACTTCTCATACTCGTACCTGAACTTCCCAACACCTATGTATAGTAGATACGTTGACATCCTTGGCGTATCCTGGAACTCTATGACCTTCCTGTCTGATACCTCCACACGCTTTGGAGGCATGTTGGATATGGCATCGTACTCCTTATCTATGACCGCTGTTATGGAAAACACTGCCTTGTAGGCGGGATGATCGACGCATGGGAAGGCCATCCTCGCCCCGTTCGATTCGAACTGGGTTGTGATCATCGTACCCTCTTTCGTTTTTGAGAAATACAGGCCCATGAGCGTATCGCTGACCTTGGCGTGGAAATCTATATCAATAACATCATTGTCCTTGAAATTTCCCTTAACCAGAACATAGTCATTGCCAGTTTCAAATTTAAGTTCCTTACCGTTATGGGTTATCCTGTCTATGGAGATCTTCACGGCATCCAGTTTAAGGTCCTTCCATTCCCCGCTCAGAAAAATCCTCTCATGAGAGGTGTATGTCAGCTCCTTCAAATCAAAATCGAATTTGATTTCATATTTCTCTATACCCGGATTCATGCAATTCCATTGCAGCGTTTTATAAAAACCTATTTTCCTGAAATACTAAATCGATATATACGATCCCTGAATAGCGAACCAATGACCAGAATTCTGCACATCGACAGGATCAGATACACAAAGGAACAGATCATGGATGCAGTTGATTCCCTGCGTTCCGGTGGCACCGTGGTCTTTCCAACGGAGACTGTTTACGGCCTCGGGGCGCTGGCGGAGAATGCGGATGCTTGTAGAAAGATATTCACAGCCAAGGGAAGGCCGTCGGATAACCCTCTGATAGTGCATATATCGTCCATGGATCAGTTCGCGTCTGTTTCCGATCCTAAAGAGGATCGTTGGGTGCAGGATCTTGAGAGGGTCTGGCCGGGCCCGCTGACCGTTGTAGTGAAGAAGCGTGATGGCATACCGGATATAGTTACAGCAGGTCTGCCGACGGTTGCTGTGAGGATGCCGGACGATGAGATAGCGCATGATCTGATAGAAATGGCAGGCCCCATAGCCGCACCCTCTGCCAATATTTCAACAAGACCAAGCATTACGGATTCAAAGGACGCCATAAGATTTTTAGACGGAAGGGTAGACGTTATTATAGATGCAGGGCCTACAAGATTCGGTATTGAATCGACGATCATCGACCTGACCAGAAAGCCCGTTGAACTGTTGAGGCCTGGCTCTTACACGATCGAGGACCTTGAGCCTGTATTTGGTCACATCGTATACGGTGAAGTTGCCAGGGGACTCGGTGAGGCTAAGGTTGCTATAACGCCAGGCATGAAATACAGGCATTATTCCCCATCTACAAAATTGATACTTGCGGAAACCAGAGATCTGTTCGAGGAGATCCTGCCCTATTCACCTGAGGATATGGTAATACTCGCTACCATCGAAATGGAGAGACCGGGCAGGAGGACGATAGTGCTTGGGACGGATAAGGATCTTTACACGGTTGCGCATAACCTGTTCTCATCGTTCATAGCTCTTGACGATATGCATGCAGGATATGCTCTGATACATCCCTTCGAGGAGAGAGGCATAGGATTTGCCATTATGAACAGGATCAGAAAAGCCTCATACAGGACTGTCAAGGACGTAAGAGAATTTCTGGATCTGATTGGGAGCATGAAGGAAAAGGTAAATTAACGGTAACCTGATGTGAGTTCTATGCCAAAGGTAGCGGTGATAATGGGTAGTTCCAGCGACTATGAGACTATGAAGCCCGCGATCGATTTTCTTCGTTCCATGGGTGTTGAGGTCTTGGCAAAGGTGGTATCGGCTCACAGGACGCCTGAATACATGCTCCAGTTTGCATCAGAGGCAAGGAATCATGGTATAGAGGTGATAATAGCAGGCGCGGGCGGTGCTGCTCATCTTCCCGGTATGGTGGCGTCCATGACCACATTGCCCGTAATAGGGGTACCGGTACCAAGCAAGCATCTTAATGGCCTTGATTCCCTACTCTCTATTGTGCAGATGCCGTCCGGCATACCTGTGGCTACGGTTGCGATAGGAAACTCCAAGAATGCCGCAATACTCGCATGCAGGATCCTGTCCGTCAAGTATCCTGAGCTTGAGGAATCCATGAAGAGATATATGGAAAGCGAGAAGGCAAGGGTTCTAAACGAGAGTATAGAATAAATGCTGGCGGTGTTAATATGATAGAGGAAGATCTTGCAAAAAGGATCGAAAGGTATTTCAGGATAGAGGAGGAAGCCATAAAGAAAATAAGGATATCGCCAGCAGAGGGATCTTTTCTGAGGAAGATAGCCGAGGACAACATGGAGATGATCATGAGTTACTATTCGGATGCCAAGGACTTTTACAGGAAGGGTGACCTTATAAATGCATTCGCGGCGCTCAACTATTCCTATGGCTGGATAGATGCCGGAGTACGCTTGGGTATATTCGATGGTGCGGGTG
Coding sequences within it:
- a CDS encoding M1 family metallopeptidase produces the protein MNPGIEKYEIKFDFDLKELTYTSHERIFLSGEWKDLKLDAVKISIDRITHNGKELKFETGNDYVLVKGNFKDNDVIDIDFHAKVSDTLMGLYFSKTKEGTMITTQFESNGARMAFPCVDHPAYKAVFSITAVIDKEYDAISNMPPKRVEVSDRKVIEFQDTPRMSTYLLYIGVGKFRYEYEKYRDIDLILASLKEIRSKYPLEIAKRSIEFYEKYFGIPYALPKMHLISVPEFGAGAMENWGAITFREVALMATENSGSLMKQNAAITIAHEIAHQWFGDLVTMKWWNDLWLNESFATFMSYKTVDSFSKQWDVFADFIRSETGGALRSDSLKNTHPIEVDVKDPDEISQIFDEISYGKGASILRMIEDYTGSEEFRKGIAKYLNDHKYGNAEGSDLWTAIEEVSGKPVKRVMEYWIKNPGYPVITVRKDGKKFRFTQDRFFLDGTRGEGKWPIPLTVITGSGKKSILMEDTAEVEDLIKVNANNSGFYRVAYDSESFATVMKNYDKLSNLDRWGIISDLYAFLISGRISVDDYLSRIKGFLDDADHLVVEEVSSQLTGLYLLKPESKKIAELASSYLRSQVARLGDKKKGEDDKISKLRGIVTQDLAMVDDAFAKDLSSSFSNLAADPDLALARSIAVAKTAGISELAKAANSYSDDEIRVRIIAAMGWCNITDLKSVFGLIDDGTIRKQDMLYVFSTMPSNPNGRDFFFSNIDRIVALMEHAFEGTGYTSRILENAIPYIGLSKYDEVKKKAEQIRKPSYSVGINKGLETLEIVRKLYNKL
- a CDS encoding L-threonylcarbamoyladenylate synthase; its protein translation is MTRILHIDRIRYTKEQIMDAVDSLRSGGTVVFPTETVYGLGALAENADACRKIFTAKGRPSDNPLIVHISSMDQFASVSDPKEDRWVQDLERVWPGPLTVVVKKRDGIPDIVTAGLPTVAVRMPDDEIAHDLIEMAGPIAAPSANISTRPSITDSKDAIRFLDGRVDVIIDAGPTRFGIESTIIDLTRKPVELLRPGSYTIEDLEPVFGHIVYGEVARGLGEAKVAITPGMKYRHYSPSTKLILAETRDLFEEILPYSPEDMVILATIEMERPGRRTIVLGTDKDLYTVAHNLFSSFIALDDMHAGYALIHPFEERGIGFAIMNRIRKASYRTVKDVREFLDLIGSMKEKVN
- the purE gene encoding 5-(carboxyamino)imidazole ribonucleotide mutase — encoded protein: MPKVAVIMGSSSDYETMKPAIDFLRSMGVEVLAKVVSAHRTPEYMLQFASEARNHGIEVIIAGAGGAAHLPGMVASMTTLPVIGVPVPSKHLNGLDSLLSIVQMPSGIPVATVAIGNSKNAAILACRILSVKYPELEESMKRYMESEKARVLNESIE
- a CDS encoding DUF357 domain-containing protein, encoding MIEEDLAKRIERYFRIEEEAIKKIRISPAEGSFLRKIAEDNMEMIMSYYSDAKDFYRKGDLINAFAALNYSYGWIDAGVRLGIFDGAGDHRLFTLYE